In the genome of Bacillus sp. S3, one region contains:
- a CDS encoding DUF5305 family protein translates to MKKNLYKRRRKTLVITLLPFFILSSALSVYSLLQPTTITNQLNGNKLQMLTNYDFKAEIRPNILYPDGGTIDVGPTIFKKITTAIPVRLKSTITAENSVVAEGTHEVQLVIKAGSLWERSFPLEQKQDFKQEGTKIALIDNDYKIDLQSVQSFITQVEDETGIHSDQYVLEVIPAINGKILYNGVERTIQIQDALAFQYSFDEISLSGEKTFTTSAPFLTEAQTITNPLKIAGFELPLQSVRISSSLLSILLLIFLAVTSKGWLLRRQSKHSASQTDRINKKYRNRVIPVSQKINISQKSIFILDSFQSVIKISDEKELPIFFYKDHQNKSGTYFIVDGDYLYSYETSNTDLVSVAKSEMESEQIYARR, encoded by the coding sequence TTGAAAAAAAATTTGTACAAGAGAAGGCGTAAGACACTTGTTATTACTCTGCTGCCATTTTTTATTCTATCAAGTGCCTTGTCTGTGTATTCTTTATTACAGCCAACAACCATCACCAATCAGCTAAATGGGAACAAGCTGCAAATGTTGACCAACTACGATTTTAAGGCGGAGATTAGACCCAATATTCTATACCCCGATGGAGGGACAATAGATGTTGGTCCTACCATCTTTAAGAAAATAACCACAGCTATCCCTGTTCGTTTGAAATCGACGATCACTGCCGAAAATTCAGTTGTCGCTGAGGGAACCCATGAAGTTCAATTAGTGATCAAAGCAGGCAGTCTTTGGGAGCGATCATTCCCATTGGAACAAAAACAAGATTTTAAACAAGAGGGAACAAAAATAGCATTGATTGACAACGATTATAAAATTGACCTGCAAAGTGTGCAATCATTTATTACACAGGTTGAAGATGAGACGGGAATTCACTCTGACCAGTATGTATTAGAAGTGATACCGGCTATTAATGGAAAGATTCTTTATAATGGAGTAGAACGAACGATTCAAATACAAGATGCGCTTGCCTTCCAATACTCCTTTGATGAAATAAGTTTATCAGGTGAAAAAACCTTTACAACCAGTGCTCCTTTTCTCACTGAGGCACAGACGATTACAAACCCGTTGAAAATTGCAGGATTTGAGCTGCCGCTTCAATCTGTTCGAATTAGCAGCAGTCTTCTCTCCATCCTTTTACTAATCTTTTTGGCTGTAACTTCTAAAGGCTGGCTGCTTCGACGCCAATCGAAACACTCTGCATCACAAACAGATAGAATTAACAAAAAGTATAGAAATAGAGTAATCCCAGTATCTCAGAAAATAAACATCTCCCAGAAGTCCATCTTTATTCTTGACTCCTTTCAATCCGTCATAAAGATTTCTGACGAAAAAGAACTTCCTATCTTTTTCTACAAGGATCATCAGAATAAAAGCGGGACCTATTTTATAGTTGATGGGGATTATTTGTACAGCTATGAAACCAGTAACACCGATCTCGTATCCGTGGCGAAAAGTGAAATGGAAAGTGAGCAAATCTATGCAAGACGGTAA
- a CDS encoding RidA family protein — protein sequence MSTDTKVNKPVYFPLDGDAPFPYSQAVKYNSLIWTCGQLGTDHDGRLGNTFKEQVRLAFDNLEKALKSAGGSLHSIIKLSAFVRDINQLDEFNEVYVTLINHQAKPVRTTVQIGAFQKDILIEIDAVAYDEGL from the coding sequence ATGAGCACAGATACAAAAGTGAACAAACCAGTCTATTTTCCGCTTGACGGAGATGCCCCTTTTCCTTATAGCCAAGCTGTTAAATATAATAGCCTGATCTGGACCTGCGGGCAATTAGGAACGGATCATGATGGCCGTCTCGGCAATACGTTTAAAGAACAAGTACGTTTAGCATTTGATAACCTTGAAAAAGCGCTGAAATCGGCTGGTGGCAGTTTACATTCGATTATAAAACTATCTGCTTTTGTGCGTGACATTAATCAATTAGATGAATTCAATGAAGTCTATGTAACTTTAATCAATCATCAGGCTAAACCCGTTCGAACGACCGTCCAAATAGGCGCCTTCCAAAAAGATATATTAATAGAAATAGATGCGGTAGCCTATGATGAAGGACTTTAA
- a CDS encoding RNA polymerase sigma factor produces the protein MKTKTDEELMALIVKNHRPALEELYDRYVNLVYSFSFKMVKGDREKAKEIVQQVFLRLWTTKRTYSSKQGKFVNWILTINRNIAIDLFRKEQKQPGLVQLESSEWGQMQDQETEDVPQQVSRNLLKQQIQAAKPHLSEPQLRLIHLLYWEGYSLREIAELEQTPLGTMKSRLHQTLKKLRIYFREETGGFQHGK, from the coding sequence GTGAAAACGAAAACGGACGAGGAACTGATGGCGTTAATTGTCAAAAATCACCGGCCAGCACTGGAAGAGCTGTATGATCGCTATGTTAACCTTGTCTACAGCTTTTCGTTTAAAATGGTTAAAGGGGACCGGGAAAAAGCAAAAGAAATAGTTCAACAGGTATTTCTCAGGCTTTGGACGACGAAACGAACCTACAGCTCGAAACAAGGGAAATTTGTAAATTGGATTCTTACGATTAACCGTAATATTGCTATTGACCTGTTTCGAAAGGAACAAAAACAGCCAGGGTTGGTGCAGCTTGAATCAAGCGAATGGGGACAAATGCAGGATCAGGAAACAGAAGATGTACCGCAACAGGTTTCAAGAAATCTACTAAAACAACAAATCCAGGCAGCCAAACCACATCTTTCAGAGCCGCAGCTGCGCCTCATCCATTTATTATATTGGGAAGGCTATTCCTTACGTGAGATTGCCGAACTGGAACAAACACCACTCGGTACGATGAAAAGCCGGCTGCATCAAACCTTGAAAAAACTGCGAATTTATTTTAGAGAAGAAACAGGAGGGTTTCAGCATGGAAAATAA
- a CDS encoding MFS transporter translates to MGKMSKVDRFQWRVTAIASGGYILDGYILGIIGPVLGLMNKEFTLTAVDNGLLASSILVGILLGAMVFGYVTDLVGRHKLMVIDLIAFITISVLQFFVSSPEQLIILRFLMGIAIGADYAIASPLVAEFASKKNRGPMLASVLTSFYIGYLGAVVVSMFMVNLGADSWRYMLISSAVPALLIFIMRLGMPESPRWLISKGRIEEAKKIMADYLDEHLDVSKINLEVPKTKYSTIFNKNYRKRTAFAAIFWACQVAPYFAIFSFAPTVLEGLKIKDPLIGELVLNFLVLGGAILGCLIINKVTRRKLVIIPFVIAIVPFLMLGFFPDMNSTLVIIWFSVYAIAYSISSILQSVYPPEMFPTEIRATAMGFASGGSRVGAAIGTFLLPIGIANIGMGPTMLFGAGVCLIGAIVSFLWAPETGHLTIDEASLSDIKIDELKASNDFSAPVARRRV, encoded by the coding sequence ATGGGGAAAATGTCAAAGGTAGATCGATTTCAGTGGCGCGTTACAGCGATAGCTTCAGGTGGTTACATCTTAGATGGCTATATATTAGGGATCATCGGACCTGTATTAGGCTTGATGAATAAAGAATTTACCTTAACTGCGGTAGATAATGGTTTGCTGGCAAGTTCCATTTTGGTCGGAATTCTATTGGGGGCAATGGTATTCGGATATGTGACCGATTTGGTGGGCCGTCACAAGTTGATGGTGATAGACTTAATTGCTTTTATTACCATTTCTGTGCTTCAATTTTTTGTTAGTAGTCCGGAACAATTAATTATTCTTCGCTTTTTAATGGGGATTGCGATTGGAGCAGATTATGCGATTGCCTCCCCATTGGTAGCTGAGTTTGCTAGTAAAAAGAACCGCGGTCCGATGTTAGCTTCTGTTTTAACCTCATTTTATATTGGTTATTTAGGTGCTGTTGTTGTCAGTATGTTTATGGTAAACCTCGGCGCTGACTCATGGAGATATATGTTGATTTCAAGTGCTGTCCCAGCGCTGCTGATTTTTATTATGAGACTTGGTATGCCAGAATCGCCTAGATGGCTCATTAGTAAAGGGCGAATAGAAGAAGCAAAGAAAATTATGGCGGATTATTTAGATGAACATTTAGATGTTTCGAAAATCAATCTGGAAGTACCGAAAACAAAATACAGCACTATTTTTAATAAAAATTACCGAAAGAGAACGGCGTTTGCTGCGATTTTTTGGGCATGTCAAGTGGCCCCATATTTTGCGATTTTTAGCTTTGCCCCAACCGTTCTTGAAGGGTTAAAAATTAAAGATCCTCTCATAGGAGAATTAGTATTAAACTTCCTTGTATTAGGAGGAGCGATTCTAGGCTGTTTGATTATAAATAAAGTAACGAGACGGAAATTGGTGATTATCCCATTTGTAATTGCGATTGTTCCCTTTTTAATGCTGGGGTTTTTCCCGGATATGAATAGTACGCTAGTCATCATATGGTTTAGTGTTTATGCAATCGCCTACTCGATTTCGAGTATCTTGCAATCAGTATACCCTCCAGAAATGTTTCCAACTGAGATTCGGGCCACCGCAATGGGCTTTGCAAGTGGCGGCAGCCGTGTCGGTGCTGCAATTGGAACGTTCTTGTTGCCGATTGGAATTGCTAATATTGGGATGGGGCCAACGATGTTATTTGGTGCCGGAGTTTGTTTAATAGGTGCAATCGTTTCTTTCCTTTGGGCGCCTGAAACCGGCCATCTGACCATCGATGAGGCAAGTTTATCGGATATTAAGATTGATGAATTAAAAGCAAGCAACGATTTTTCAGCCCCTGTTGCACGACGTAGAGTCTAA
- a CDS encoding signal peptidase I: protein MKLFIKIVNVILAAIILSTICAAVGTAITKKPFLLTVIRSNSMVPVWERGDMVILENLNKNVTVHQKDIVFFKTEAGDLASKGWIAHRVISGNDKNGFITKGDANEFSDQESSDTGPIKRAWITGRAWTVGEKPIVIPKIGYLSLWMEKYHNNPYTLPVIAVILAIFIAIGELKPGKKRRNKKKSLELELIYFLGGLTLSIIVGGTMLASSQKVNLVYEVSKQSQGVLMGSNVGVLKVGDEVTKPLSEIANGGIFPLVCAISTNDAQVTLSHTNEFLSNGQKINSSFKVNAEKPGKYKTSIRVGLFYPLLPASVIFFLAGKSYWLALVTLSFIPGLPLMAYPFIDRKMRRRTFSLLKKKRRKMQNIMPF, encoded by the coding sequence ATGAAGTTATTTATTAAGATCGTAAATGTAATCCTAGCTGCGATCATTCTGAGTACAATCTGTGCTGCAGTTGGAACAGCTATTACGAAAAAGCCCTTCTTACTGACTGTTATCCGGTCAAACAGTATGGTTCCTGTTTGGGAACGTGGAGACATGGTCATCCTAGAAAATTTGAATAAGAATGTAACAGTCCATCAGAAGGATATCGTTTTTTTTAAAACAGAGGCAGGGGACTTGGCTTCAAAAGGCTGGATTGCCCATCGGGTTATAAGCGGAAATGATAAAAATGGCTTTATTACCAAGGGAGATGCAAATGAGTTTTCAGATCAGGAGTCAAGTGACACTGGTCCCATAAAACGAGCTTGGATTACCGGCAGGGCATGGACGGTAGGAGAGAAACCAATCGTCATTCCCAAGATTGGATACTTGTCACTGTGGATGGAAAAATATCACAACAATCCATATACACTTCCAGTTATCGCAGTTATTCTCGCTATATTCATAGCAATTGGCGAATTAAAGCCAGGAAAAAAACGCAGAAATAAAAAAAAGAGCCTGGAATTAGAGCTTATCTATTTCTTAGGAGGACTAACCTTATCGATCATCGTTGGGGGAACCATGCTTGCTTCTAGTCAAAAAGTAAACCTAGTATACGAAGTTTCAAAACAAAGCCAAGGCGTTTTAATGGGCTCCAATGTTGGAGTGCTGAAGGTTGGCGATGAGGTTACAAAACCATTATCAGAGATTGCCAACGGGGGAATTTTCCCTTTAGTATGTGCCATATCAACAAACGATGCTCAAGTTACCCTCAGCCATACTAATGAATTTCTATCAAACGGGCAGAAAATCAATTCATCGTTTAAAGTGAATGCCGAAAAACCTGGAAAGTATAAAACATCTATTCGAGTAGGATTATTTTATCCACTCTTGCCTGCTTCCGTTATCTTTTTCCTTGCTGGGAAAAGTTATTGGCTGGCACTTGTCACCCTATCATTCATTCCAGGATTACCATTAATGGCTTACCCATTTATTGACCGGAAGATGCGAAGGAGAACCTTCTCATTATTAAAGAAAAAAAGACGAAAAATGCAAAATATCATGCCATTCTAG
- a CDS encoding sensor histidine kinase: MSKSMQDGNHFFHFISKRPSNNVSLLFLYRYISLLVTSVFYLVGPQSPFIFKVVVVVSLTVAAWIITDLQRKYLGNHAILQSTVIVETIGMTLLLIPTGGVSSPFIWYALNPVLVAASFLTPLFCWGSLTFYLGSATFIAYYLFHFDNLAGILEGKSDFYLVCFLTILLARLFSGLTKELDSKAFLLQKQQDELLQVNTILTDTNEKYQQTLEQIMSLYHLMETFASKKNSNKAAEEIIASIMKCLQGEAAFFWLTNTLLKTGYMENTTNNVGLETDLKGEWNHIRGKREPFIGRIKDDLYWMKIIRTSNNVGVLGVRVNNTNNDEQTFLLYRPFDFLAELSEIMLERIYMDQMMEQMLVIEEQNRIANEIHDSVAQRLFGIVCSLHSLKVKGSNMSTEELNSEYQFLSESAANSMKELRSAIYRLSSVKRGDKPFLIRLKKYLEEFAKLNNVKVDYQLTGDEANISDKVKQALYRIICEACGNAVRHGGANAIELRLSLLEEKTSLAIQDDGIGIHTYHNDDKREKGIGLLNMKNIVSSFDGNFTIEGIQGKGTEVKIDIPVVKMLRKQEVAG; the protein is encoded by the coding sequence GTGAGCAAATCTATGCAAGACGGTAATCATTTTTTTCATTTCATTAGCAAGAGGCCATCGAACAACGTAAGTCTATTGTTTTTATATCGTTATATTTCACTTTTGGTAACTTCTGTATTTTATTTAGTTGGGCCGCAATCACCTTTCATTTTTAAAGTTGTGGTGGTCGTATCATTAACTGTCGCCGCCTGGATTATCACTGATTTACAAAGAAAGTATCTAGGAAACCATGCTATTCTTCAATCAACAGTAATAGTTGAAACGATTGGAATGACATTGCTGCTGATTCCTACCGGAGGGGTTTCAAGTCCATTTATATGGTATGCTCTGAATCCGGTTCTTGTGGCAGCCAGCTTTTTAACACCATTATTTTGTTGGGGATCATTAACTTTTTATCTTGGCAGTGCAACATTCATTGCGTATTATCTATTTCATTTTGACAACTTGGCAGGAATTTTGGAAGGAAAATCCGACTTTTACCTGGTGTGTTTTCTCACAATCCTGCTTGCAAGGCTATTTTCAGGATTAACGAAGGAATTAGATTCAAAAGCTTTCTTATTACAAAAACAACAGGATGAACTGTTACAGGTAAATACTATCCTCACTGATACCAATGAAAAATATCAGCAAACATTAGAACAGATCATGTCACTGTATCATTTAATGGAGACTTTTGCTTCAAAGAAGAACTCTAATAAGGCCGCTGAAGAAATCATTGCATCCATCATGAAATGCCTCCAAGGTGAGGCTGCATTTTTCTGGTTAACCAATACACTCCTTAAGACGGGCTATATGGAAAACACAACGAATAATGTTGGGCTCGAAACGGATCTTAAGGGAGAATGGAACCATATCCGTGGGAAAAGAGAGCCATTTATCGGCAGGATTAAAGATGATTTGTATTGGATGAAGATTATTAGAACCTCCAACAATGTCGGGGTACTAGGGGTGAGGGTCAATAACACAAATAATGATGAACAGACATTCTTGTTATATCGTCCTTTTGATTTCTTAGCAGAGCTCAGTGAAATTATGCTTGAAAGAATCTATATGGATCAGATGATGGAACAAATGCTTGTGATTGAGGAACAAAATCGAATTGCCAATGAGATTCATGATAGTGTAGCACAAAGGTTATTTGGAATTGTATGTTCACTGCATAGTTTAAAGGTAAAAGGGAGTAATATGTCCACTGAAGAATTGAATTCGGAATATCAATTCCTTTCAGAGTCGGCAGCTAATTCAATGAAGGAACTTCGTTCAGCTATTTATCGCTTAAGCTCTGTAAAAAGGGGAGATAAGCCATTTTTGATTCGTCTGAAAAAGTATTTGGAGGAATTCGCTAAGCTGAACAATGTGAAAGTGGATTATCAACTAACCGGTGATGAGGCCAACATTTCCGACAAAGTAAAGCAGGCACTTTATCGAATTATTTGTGAGGCCTGTGGAAATGCCGTTCGCCATGGGGGAGCTAATGCTATTGAATTAAGATTATCTCTTTTGGAAGAAAAGACGAGTTTAGCCATACAAGATGACGGAATTGGCATCCATACATATCATAATGATGACAAAAGAGAAAAAGGGATTGGCCTTTTGAATATGAAAAATATTGTTAGCTCTTTTGATGGGAATTTTACCATTGAAGGGATTCAGGGCAAAGGGACAGAAGTGAAAATTGACATTCCAGTAGTAAAAATGCTAAGGAAGCAAGAGGTGGCGGGGTAA
- a CDS encoding NAD(P)/FAD-dependent oxidoreductase: MKDAIIIGAGIAGLSAAWRLREQNILVLESNDRVGGRIRSEKRGPYWLNWGGHVYAGPSSATGRLLKDVEVAAEPVPGTLTGLAMNGKLLLKGRVETYPFRVPMSWKSRFALMKAGMKVMGAVGKYGEMVTRKPNEDYWTLQQRVYDFMNDQSFTDFVGKLPDDADALFRPTVSRSAGDPEDVSAGAGVGYFNLVWSKSDSEGLSRNIIGGPSVLAEKITELLDGRVSLGAKVEKVYHKKDSVVVIYSKDGKTFEEEARYVVITSPAPITKKIAVDIDDEMKEALGKIVYGPYVSAAFLTNETGKQVWDDAYAIATPKRSFNVAFNMSNIVRSKETQRKQGSSFMTFSPATLAKKLINKSEEEIKNIYLRDLDEIFPNFSKHVVEAHIQKWPLGLAYCFPGRGKVQQHLTRPSGRVHLAGDFLGTFYTDTAIETGEIAANRILKELSNQATENADKRRIV; encoded by the coding sequence ATGAAAGATGCAATCATTATTGGTGCCGGCATTGCCGGATTGTCTGCTGCCTGGCGCTTGCGTGAACAAAATATCCTTGTATTAGAATCCAACGATCGTGTTGGCGGCCGAATTCGTTCGGAAAAACGCGGGCCTTATTGGCTAAATTGGGGCGGCCATGTATATGCAGGACCAAGCTCCGCAACTGGCAGATTACTAAAGGATGTGGAGGTAGCGGCAGAGCCTGTACCAGGAACATTAACAGGTTTAGCGATGAATGGAAAGCTGCTATTAAAAGGACGCGTGGAAACCTATCCATTCCGTGTTCCGATGTCCTGGAAATCTCGCTTCGCATTAATGAAGGCTGGTATGAAGGTCATGGGTGCTGTTGGTAAATATGGCGAGATGGTAACTCGAAAACCAAATGAAGATTATTGGACATTGCAGCAGCGTGTCTATGATTTCATGAATGATCAAAGCTTCACTGATTTTGTCGGAAAGTTACCCGATGACGCTGACGCCCTTTTTAGACCAACTGTTAGCCGTTCTGCAGGTGATCCGGAAGACGTTTCAGCAGGAGCGGGTGTAGGGTATTTTAATCTTGTCTGGAGTAAAAGTGATTCTGAAGGATTATCCCGGAATATAATCGGCGGTCCTTCTGTGCTAGCGGAAAAAATCACGGAACTCCTCGACGGGCGCGTATCCCTTGGGGCAAAGGTCGAAAAAGTCTACCATAAGAAGGATTCTGTTGTTGTCATTTATTCAAAAGACGGAAAGACCTTCGAGGAAGAGGCAAGATATGTGGTGATTACATCCCCTGCCCCAATCACAAAGAAGATTGCTGTGGATATTGATGACGAAATGAAAGAAGCTTTGGGCAAAATCGTCTATGGACCATATGTAAGCGCTGCATTCCTTACAAATGAGACAGGAAAACAAGTATGGGATGATGCATACGCGATTGCCACTCCAAAACGGTCATTTAATGTCGCCTTTAATATGTCCAATATCGTGAGGAGCAAAGAGACACAGCGAAAACAAGGCAGCAGTTTCATGACCTTTTCGCCAGCCACATTGGCGAAAAAATTAATTAATAAATCCGAGGAAGAGATCAAAAATATATATTTACGAGATTTAGATGAAATCTTCCCTAACTTTAGTAAACATGTCGTAGAAGCACATATACAAAAATGGCCATTGGGCTTGGCTTATTGCTTCCCTGGAAGAGGAAAAGTGCAGCAGCATCTTACTCGTCCATCGGGAAGGGTCCATTTAGCGGGTGATTTTTTAGGAACTTTCTATACAGATACAGCAATTGAAACCGGTGAAATTGCCGCAAATCGGATCTTAAAAGAACTTAGTAATCAAGCAACCGAAAATGCAGATAAAAGGAGAATTGTATGA
- a CDS encoding YvrJ family protein: MDQLIPIISQVGFPIVVTLYLLYRIESKLDLVVQSIQTLPERMKERT, encoded by the coding sequence GTGGATCAGCTCATTCCCATCATCAGTCAGGTAGGATTCCCGATCGTTGTCACTCTTTATTTGCTTTACCGTATTGAATCGAAACTGGATTTAGTGGTGCAATCGATCCAGACCCTTCCAGAAAGGATGAAGGAGCGAACATAA
- a CDS encoding anti-sigma factor — MENKCENLSSYVIDELSEHERAQFEHHLKTCNHCQNEVTTLKESWQMLSFDFEEVDVPTSLKAEVMDFIFQENKEPSEVQAAESAKPHYLEKWKGFFSKQFSPLSAGIMAVLVLGLFGLLWNNLQLRDSITVLENHAATHAQIVRTFDLKGQDTAELAKGNAYLLQEGSGTVLVIELNNMPSTKDDEVYQVWLLKNGNRENAGTLKPDLNGNGLITYRLPKNYSFDGIGITLEPNPNNTQPQGQKVMGTI; from the coding sequence ATGGAAAATAAATGCGAAAACCTGTCGTCCTATGTTATCGATGAACTTTCCGAACATGAAAGAGCACAATTCGAACACCATCTTAAAACGTGTAATCATTGTCAGAATGAAGTAACTACCTTAAAGGAGTCGTGGCAGATGCTTTCTTTTGATTTCGAAGAGGTGGACGTCCCTACATCATTAAAAGCTGAAGTCATGGATTTTATATTTCAAGAAAATAAAGAACCATCGGAGGTACAGGCAGCCGAATCGGCAAAACCTCATTATCTCGAAAAATGGAAGGGATTCTTCTCTAAACAATTCTCCCCATTGTCTGCGGGCATCATGGCTGTTTTAGTCCTCGGGCTATTTGGACTGTTATGGAATAACCTGCAGTTAAGGGACTCGATCACAGTATTAGAAAATCATGCTGCCACACATGCGCAAATTGTCAGGACATTTGATTTAAAGGGGCAGGATACAGCCGAATTAGCTAAAGGCAATGCTTATCTTCTTCAAGAAGGCAGCGGCACTGTCCTTGTCATTGAATTAAATAATATGCCAAGTACGAAGGACGATGAGGTATACCAAGTGTGGCTGCTGAAGAATGGAAATCGTGAAAATGCTGGTACGCTAAAGCCTGACCTGAACGGCAACGGCCTAATCACCTATCGTCTGCCAAAGAACTACTCGTTTGACGGCATTGGGATCACCCTAGAACCGAATCCAAACAATACACAACCCCAAGGTCAAAAGGTAATGGGAACCATCTAA
- a CDS encoding DMT family transporter, producing the protein MNSKAFIMASITVIIWGSTFAAIRVGLQGGYSAGHLILSRYLIASAIFAVYALWPGVKFRLPKKEDLLRISILGWVGISIYHIGVTFGEQTVSAATAGMLVSSAPIFTALISVFILKERMGLFGWIGLALGFIGIAIITVGSAGPSLQLSKGAFLVLMSAVATSVLFAYQKPLLSRYSSIELTAYFTWVGMLPFFIFSPGLISDIQHATMEANLSALYIGIFPTAIGYVTWALALSSGKASSVTSMLYIEPVFAILAAGIWLNEWPTLLSINGGAIAIAGVIVVNLLGSKQLIPRKKEHKVEIT; encoded by the coding sequence TTGAACAGCAAGGCTTTTATCATGGCATCCATCACGGTTATTATTTGGGGATCAACCTTTGCCGCAATCCGGGTAGGCTTACAAGGAGGCTATTCCGCGGGCCACTTAATTCTCAGCCGTTATTTGATTGCATCGGCTATTTTTGCTGTGTATGCGTTATGGCCGGGGGTGAAATTTCGACTGCCGAAAAAAGAGGACCTGCTGCGCATATCCATTCTTGGCTGGGTCGGCATCAGCATCTATCATATTGGGGTAACGTTCGGTGAACAAACCGTGTCGGCGGCGACTGCCGGGATGCTTGTATCATCTGCACCTATTTTTACCGCCCTTATTTCCGTATTTATTTTAAAAGAACGAATGGGTTTGTTTGGCTGGATCGGATTAGCGTTAGGGTTTATCGGTATTGCCATTATTACAGTCGGATCAGCAGGCCCGTCCTTACAATTATCGAAAGGTGCATTTTTAGTGCTCATGTCCGCTGTGGCCACATCGGTTTTGTTTGCTTATCAAAAACCGCTTTTGAGCCGCTATTCATCGATTGAATTAACAGCCTATTTCACGTGGGTCGGAATGCTGCCATTTTTTATTTTTTCACCGGGGCTCATTTCAGATATCCAACATGCGACCATGGAGGCTAATTTATCTGCCCTGTATATTGGTATTTTTCCAACGGCCATCGGCTATGTAACATGGGCGCTGGCACTCTCTTCCGGAAAGGCAAGCTCCGTTACGAGCATGTTATATATCGAACCAGTATTTGCTATCTTGGCAGCCGGAATCTGGCTAAATGAATGGCCAACACTGCTTTCAATTAATGGCGGAGCGATTGCGATTGCCGGAGTCATTGTTGTCAATTTGCTAGGGTCGAAGCAGCTGATCCCGCGGAAGAAAGAGCATAAGGTGGAAATAACCTAA
- a CDS encoding TetR/AcrR family transcriptional regulator: protein MSSRKEMQTIRMYNFFIDATASIIENEGIEKVTARKIGDIAGYTSSTIYNYFDELSHLIFFASMRFLNEYNEDLSGVMLAAKNAVDRYINTWECFCKHSFENPQIFHAIFISDLGTDPNLLIDRYYDLYHNDLVKLPEEIKIIVLEHDLYKRNYKIVQGLAEEGYISEENIDYLLRTTILMWKGMLITLFNNRSKFTPDEAVKEFTYLISQLIKVY, encoded by the coding sequence GTGAGTAGCAGAAAAGAAATGCAAACGATCAGAATGTATAATTTTTTTATAGATGCAACTGCGAGCATTATTGAAAATGAAGGAATAGAAAAGGTTACCGCTAGGAAAATTGGTGATATTGCAGGCTACACAAGTTCAACCATCTACAATTATTTCGATGAACTGTCACACTTGATCTTCTTTGCCTCCATGCGCTTTCTCAATGAATATAATGAAGATTTATCCGGCGTCATGCTTGCGGCAAAAAATGCTGTGGATCGCTATATCAATACGTGGGAATGCTTTTGTAAACACTCTTTTGAAAATCCACAAATCTTTCATGCCATCTTTATCTCAGATTTAGGAACAGATCCGAACCTTTTAATTGATCGATATTATGACCTCTACCATAATGATTTAGTCAAACTACCGGAAGAAATTAAAATCATTGTGTTAGAGCATGATTTGTACAAACGTAACTACAAAATTGTCCAAGGCCTGGCAGAGGAAGGCTATATTTCTGAAGAAAACATTGATTATTTGTTACGAACCACGATTTTAATGTGGAAAGGCATGTTAATTACCCTGTTTAATAATCGTTCTAAATTTACACCCGATGAAGCGGTGAAGGAATTTACTTATCTGATTAGTCAATTAATCAAAGTATATTAA